In Deltaproteobacteria bacterium, the DNA window CATTGACGTTATCGGCGAAGTCACTCGCCAAGAACACCGCCATCGGGGCGATATCCTCGGGCTTGAGGTTTTCCAATTGGTTGAGGGCTTTCTCCTCGCGGATGATTCCCTGCTGCTTGCGAATCTCGCGGGCGCGCAGCACTTCGGGCGTCAGAGTCATACGCGTGGCCGCTACCGGGCAGATCGAGTTGACGGTCACGCCGTACTTTCCGAGGTCCCGTGCGGCGACCTTAGTCAGGCCGCTGATGCCGGCCTTGGCGGCACCGTAGTTGGCTTGGCCCGGGTTGCCGAACAAGCCGGAGCCGGACGAGAAAGTAATGATGCGGCCGCATCTCTGCGCGCGCATCAGCGGGGCGGCGTGACGGATGCAGTTGAAGGTGCCCTTGAGGTGGACGGCCAGCACCGAGTCCCACTCCTCCTCGCTCATGTTGAAGATCATGCGGTCGCGCAGGATGCCGGCGCAGGTGACCAGGATATCGATGCGGCCGAATCGCTCCACCGCGGTTTCGATGACGTTGCGCGCGCCGTCCCACGCTGCCACCGAGTCTGAGTTGGCCACAGCCCGCCCACCCGCCGCAGTGATTTCGTTGACGACGTCGAACGCCGGTCCTGTGCTGGGCGCCGAGCCATCCGCCGTGACCCCGTAGTCGTTGACGACGACGCTGGCGCCGGCGGCCGCTAGCGCCAGGGCGATTCCCCGCCCGATGCCGCGCCCGGCCCCGGTGACGACGGCGACGCGATCTCTGAGCATGTCTGTCACGGTGAGTCCTTCGTTCGGAGCCGCAAGACGGGCGGACTCTATGCGAGCCCCCCGCCACCGTCAAGCGTTGCCCGGCGACAACGCGCCGGAGCAGCTGGCCCACCGAGCGGCGCCTTGCCCTCTAAGGAGCGCACCGCACGTGTTTCCGCGCGGCGGGGCTGCGCCCAGGGC includes these proteins:
- a CDS encoding SDR family oxidoreductase yields the protein MLRDRVAVVTGAGRGIGRGIALALAAAGASVVVNDYGVTADGSAPSTGPAFDVVNEITAAGGRAVANSDSVAAWDGARNVIETAVERFGRIDILVTCAGILRDRMIFNMSEEEWDSVLAVHLKGTFNCIRHAAPLMRAQRCGRIITFSSGSGLFGNPGQANYGAAKAGISGLTKVAARDLGKYGVTVNSICPVAATRMTLTPEVLRAREIRKQQGIIREEKALNQLENLKPEDIAPMAVFLASDFADNVNGQFFLCAGGSVSLISQPRPIKTIYKAGRWTLDELDALVPQTLAEGLVNPAPPRS